The following coding sequences lie in one Arachis ipaensis cultivar K30076 chromosome B05, Araip1.1, whole genome shotgun sequence genomic window:
- the LOC110262681 gene encoding uncharacterized protein LOC110262681, with protein MKANKNKNKNSSVSTAGIQNSSPKLDWIITPATSIQSTTTFATIVVTDLKLKLPKRNMKLNVITREMASEDDLLAGIMRTRFLNNDFALPPSQLFLHLPVPHLHAPPISSGHSTLPVSQIAAALSTFLSSVLLPHKIHLKLFDRNPQQESEASFEEDGRQSCRNFCSKAETEFPKETKRTDCSDKCTPELDALLVRDAFF; from the exons ATGAAGgcgaacaagaacaagaacaaaaattcaTCTGTGTCAACTGCAGGGATACAAAATTCCTCTCCAAAGCTAGACTGGATCATCACTCCGGCCACAAGCATCCAAAGTACCACTACATTTGCAACGATTGTGGTAACAGATTTGAAACTCAAGCTTCCAAAACGCAACATGAAGCTGAA TGTGATCACAAGAGAAATGGCCTCGGAGGATGATCTTCTCGCCGGAATAATGCGAACTCGCTTTCTGAACAACGACTTCGCTCTCCCTCCGTCGCAACTGTTCCTCCACCTCCCCGTCCCTCACCTCCACGCGCCGCCTATATCCTCCGGGCACTCCACGCTCCCTGTCTCCCAGATCGCAGCCGCTCTCTCCACCTTCCTCTCCTCCGTGCTGCTACCTCACAAAATCCATCTCAAACTTTTCGATCGGAATCCCCAG CAAGAATCTGAGGCGTCATTTGAAGAGGATGGACGCCAGAGCTGTAGAAATTTCTGCTCCAAAGCTGAAACTGAATTTCCTAAG GAGACCAAAAGAACTGATTGTAGTGATAAGTGTACACCTGAGCTAGATGCACTATTGGTGAGAGAtgcttttttttaa
- the LOC110272172 gene encoding receptor like protein 30-like codes for MRRKEYSCNATVAVVLVMLFITQIGGFYACIQQERQILLNFKRSLILSDDKEPLPSWEGDGDCCEWEGIACDNVTRHVVKIDLKNPCSVFFTVETSTEPQQPDNEFCLPADAFAEEDFSRHLSQLQHLTYLDLSGVAIQENPAFLGSMQRLRYLSLRVYYAPAASYTFPTGSIGNLTNLRALYLESLFFANVTDSSWLAPLSSLQYLGLKAVDLSMPQAHHLFKVLNTLPSLLHLHLPACSLGQVSSSLVSDPIFPLTNLTRLQLLNLAWNGLNQDSPVLHAFQNFTSIKVLDISRNFLSSVPSRLAKVHNLVKLDLSSNNITVLDPLKNLTSIRVLNLNENNLNSIVPFWLGKFKNLVRLDLSRNILYGPVPCALRNLTSLTFLNLSNNHLNSLPSCLAELKSLIHLAIVKCWLSKIKELYLAVIVML; via the exons atgagaagaaaagaatACTCCTGCAATGCTACTGTTGCGGTGGTTTTAGTGATGCTATTTATCACTCAAATTGGAGGTTTCTATGCCTGCATTCAACAAGAAAGACAGATTCTCCTCAATTTCAAAAGAAGTTTGATCCTTTCTGATGATAAGGAACCACTTCCATCTTGGGAAGGAGATGGTGATTGCTGTGAATGGGAAGGCATAGCCTGCGACAATGTCACTCGACATGTTGTCAAGATCGATCTCAAGAATCCCTGCTCCGTATTCTTCACCGTTGAAACAAGTACAGAACCACAACAGCCTGATAACGAATTTTGCCTACCAGCTGACGCATTTGCCGAGGAAGACTTTTCTCGGCATCTGTCACAACTTCAACATTTGACTTATTTGGACCTTTCTGGTGTTGCAATCCAAGAGAATCCAGCATTCCTTGGTTCTATGCAACGCCTACGCTATCTTTCTCTAAGAGTATACTATGCACCAGCTGCATCATATACGTTTCCCACCGGCAGTATTGGAAACCTCACCAACTTGCGTGCTCTTTATCTTGAAAGCCTCTTTTTTGCCAACGTTACCGATAGTAGTTGGCTTGCTCCACTTTCCTCATTACAATACCTTGGCTTGAAAGCAGTGGATCTTTCCATGCCACAAGCTCACCATTTGTTTAAGGTACTTAACACGCTTCCTTCTCTCTTACACTTACACCTACCTGCATGTAGCCTTGGACAAGTGTCTTCATCGCTTGTTTCTGATCCTATTTTCCCTCTCACAAATCTCACCCGTCTCCAACTCCTCAACCTTGCATGGAATGGTCTTAATCAAGACTCACCAGTTCTACATGCTTTTCAGAACTTTACTTCCATCAAAGTCCTTGACATCTCACGAAATTTTTTAAGCTCTGTGCCTTCACGGTTAGCCAAGGTTCACAATCTTGTCAAGCTGGATTTATCTTCGAACAATATTACAGTCCTTGATCCTTTGAAAAATTTGACTTCCATTAGGGTCCTCAACttgaatgaaaacaatttgaATTCAATAGTACCGTTCTGGTTGGGAAAGTTTAAAAACCTTGTTAGGTTAGATCTTTCGAGAAATATCCTTTATGGTCCAGTTCCTTGTGCTTTACGCAATTTGACTTCTCTTACATTTCTTAACCTTTCAAACAACCATTTGAATTCACTTCCATCATGTTTAGCTGAGTTAAAGAGTCTTATCCATCTTG CAATTGTCAAGTGTTGGCTTTCAAAGATAAAGGAACTCTATCTAGCTGTGATAGTCATGCTTTAG
- the LOC107644834 gene encoding O-glucosyltransferase rumi homolog isoform X1 — MRDTNILVVGQDGILRPLMKTATRSTTVLVFSMLFIFGALVYTLLLPSHQLIIFGGTPSKPPILATTENNNVPKMTKMPPKQIEIPLNCTAYNLNKTCPNHEEIPADNQDRLPSSTCPDYFRWIHEDLRPWAHTGITKEMVDKARKTANFKLVILKGKAYLETYGKAFQTRDVFTKWGILQLLRRYPGMLPDMEFMFDCVDWPVILAERYGGSNSNNASNVPPPLFRYCANDATLDIVFPDWSFWGWAEINIKPWEILSGEMKEGNKRTTWLKREPYAYWKGNPDVADTRKDLMKCNVTDQQDWNARIYKQDWIKESKEGYKQSDLASQCIHRYKVYIEGSAWSVSQKYILACDSVTLLVNPHYYDFFTRGLVPMQHYWPIKEDDKCRSIKFAVEWGNTHQNEANSIGKAASDFIYDELKMDYVYDYMFHLLNSYGKLFRYTPTLSSEAVELCVESMVCNAKGRERQFMMESMVKGPAITKPCTMPPPFDPPSLHENLRRKESLIQQVDSWEKSYWGKPK, encoded by the exons ATGAGAGATACCAACATCCTTGTGGTTGGTCAAGACGGGATTTTGCGGCCGTTGATGAAGACCGCGACGAGATCCACGACGGTTCTAGTGTTCTCTATGCTCTTCATATTCGGCGCGTTGGTATACACGCTCCTTCTCCCCTCGCAT CAGTTAATTATTTTTGGAGGCACACCTTCCAAACCACCAATACTAGCCACAACAGAAAACAACAATGTGCCTAAAATGACCAAAATGCCCCCAAAGCaaatagagattccactaaactgcACTGCATACAATCTAAACAAAACATGCCCCAACCATGAAGAAATCCCAGCCGACAATCAAGACCGTTTACCAAGCTCCACGTGTCCAGATTACTTCCGTTGGATCCACGAGGATCTAAGACCATGGGCCCACACAGGCATAACAAAGGAGATGGTAGACAAGGCTAGAAAAACAGCAAATTTCAAATTGGTGATTCTTAAAGGGAAGGCTTATTTGGAGACTTATGGCAAAGCGTTTCAGACAAGAGATGTTTTTACAAAGTGGGGGATATTGCAATTGTTAAGGAGGTATCCTGGGATGTTGCCAGATATGGAGTTCATGTTTGATTGTGTTGATTGGCCTGTCATTTTGGCTGAACGTTATGGTGGTTCTAATTCTAATAATGCTAGCAATGTTCCTCCACCACTCTTTAGATATTGTGCTAATGATGCTACATTGGACATTGTCTTCCCTGATTGGTCCTTTTGGGGTTG GGCTGAGATTAACATAAAGCCATGGGAGATTTTGTCTGGAGAGATGAAAGAAGGGAACAAGAGAACAACATGGCTTAAAAGAGAGCCATATGCTTACTGGAAAGGTAATCCTGATGTTGCTGAcacaagaaaagacctcatgaaaTGCAATGTTACAGATCAACAAGATTGGAATGCTCGTATTTATAAACAg GATTGGATAAAGGAATCAAAAGAAGGGTACAAGCAATCAGATTTGGCAAGCCAATGCATTCATAG ATATAAGGTGTACATTGAAGGTTCTGCTTGGTCTGTTAGCCAAAAATACATTCTAGCATGTGATTCTGTCACACTGCTTGTAAATCCACACTACTATGATTTTTTCACAAGAGGGTTGGTTCCAATGCAACATTATTGGCCAATTAAGGAAGATGACAAATGCAGATCCATTAAATTTGCTGTGGAATGGGGCAATACTCATCAGAATGAG GCTAATAGTATTGGAAAGGCAGCAAGTGATTTCATCTATGATGAATTGAAGATGGATTATGTGTATGACTACATGTTTCATCTCTTAAATAGTTATGGTAAACTATTTAGATATACACCCACTTTAAGTTCTGAAGCAGTTGAGCTATGTGTGGAGTCAATGGTTTGCAATGCTAAAGGAAGAGAAAGACAATTCATGATGGAATCAATGGTGAAGGGTCCTGCAATCACCAAACCTTGCACCATGCCTCCACCTTTTGACCCTCCATCTTTGCATGAAAACTTGAGGAGAAAAGAAAGTTTAATTCAACAAGTGGATTCATGGGAAAAGAGTTATTGGGGGAAACCAAAATAA
- the LOC107641521 gene encoding uncharacterized protein At4g04775-like, which yields MAAACAIVHDERGGSSYTRPGRGSSSAVARACDRDGVAPKCFCGVYAILYKSRTASNPNRIFFGCPFFKVKERCCRYFVWLDEHLKKIRAMESEALGAVDDVGGVDIEDNVVRSQELEEKIQLVQSQELEKKMKELERKLGEDDELMYNVDDVMKIAIVGYSMKIAIVEQKIR from the exons ATGGCCGCTGCTTGTGCGATCGTCCATGATGAGCGAGGGGGTTCTTCATACACAAGACCTGGACGGGGATCTTCATCCGCTGTTGCTAGAGCTTGTGATCGAGATGGGGTTGCGCCGAAGTGCTTCTGCGGCGTTTATGCCATTCTTTACAAGTCAAGAACAGCATCTAATCCCAATAGAATATTTTTCGGGTGTCCATTCTTCAAG GTTAAAGAACGGTGTTGCCGGTATTTTGTGTGGCTTGATGAACACTTGAAAAAAATTAGGGCCATGGAGTCTGAAGCATTGGGTGCTGTGGATGATGTTGGAGGTGTAGACATTGAAGATAATGTGGTGCGAAGTCAGGAATTGGAAGAAAAAATTCAACTGGTGCAAAGCCAGGAACTggagaaaaaaatgaaagagtTGGAGAGGAAACT TGGTGAGGATGATGAGTTGATGTACAATGTTGATGATGTAATGAAAATTGCCATTGTTGGCTATTCAATGAAAATTGCCATTGTTGAACAAAAAATAAGGTAG
- the LOC107644834 gene encoding O-glucosyltransferase rumi homolog isoform X2 → MRDTNILVVGQDGILRPLMKTATRSTTVLVFSMLFIFGALVYTLLLPSHLIIFGGTPSKPPILATTENNNVPKMTKMPPKQIEIPLNCTAYNLNKTCPNHEEIPADNQDRLPSSTCPDYFRWIHEDLRPWAHTGITKEMVDKARKTANFKLVILKGKAYLETYGKAFQTRDVFTKWGILQLLRRYPGMLPDMEFMFDCVDWPVILAERYGGSNSNNASNVPPPLFRYCANDATLDIVFPDWSFWGWAEINIKPWEILSGEMKEGNKRTTWLKREPYAYWKGNPDVADTRKDLMKCNVTDQQDWNARIYKQDWIKESKEGYKQSDLASQCIHRYKVYIEGSAWSVSQKYILACDSVTLLVNPHYYDFFTRGLVPMQHYWPIKEDDKCRSIKFAVEWGNTHQNEANSIGKAASDFIYDELKMDYVYDYMFHLLNSYGKLFRYTPTLSSEAVELCVESMVCNAKGRERQFMMESMVKGPAITKPCTMPPPFDPPSLHENLRRKESLIQQVDSWEKSYWGKPK, encoded by the exons ATGAGAGATACCAACATCCTTGTGGTTGGTCAAGACGGGATTTTGCGGCCGTTGATGAAGACCGCGACGAGATCCACGACGGTTCTAGTGTTCTCTATGCTCTTCATATTCGGCGCGTTGGTATACACGCTCCTTCTCCCCTCGCAT TTAATTATTTTTGGAGGCACACCTTCCAAACCACCAATACTAGCCACAACAGAAAACAACAATGTGCCTAAAATGACCAAAATGCCCCCAAAGCaaatagagattccactaaactgcACTGCATACAATCTAAACAAAACATGCCCCAACCATGAAGAAATCCCAGCCGACAATCAAGACCGTTTACCAAGCTCCACGTGTCCAGATTACTTCCGTTGGATCCACGAGGATCTAAGACCATGGGCCCACACAGGCATAACAAAGGAGATGGTAGACAAGGCTAGAAAAACAGCAAATTTCAAATTGGTGATTCTTAAAGGGAAGGCTTATTTGGAGACTTATGGCAAAGCGTTTCAGACAAGAGATGTTTTTACAAAGTGGGGGATATTGCAATTGTTAAGGAGGTATCCTGGGATGTTGCCAGATATGGAGTTCATGTTTGATTGTGTTGATTGGCCTGTCATTTTGGCTGAACGTTATGGTGGTTCTAATTCTAATAATGCTAGCAATGTTCCTCCACCACTCTTTAGATATTGTGCTAATGATGCTACATTGGACATTGTCTTCCCTGATTGGTCCTTTTGGGGTTG GGCTGAGATTAACATAAAGCCATGGGAGATTTTGTCTGGAGAGATGAAAGAAGGGAACAAGAGAACAACATGGCTTAAAAGAGAGCCATATGCTTACTGGAAAGGTAATCCTGATGTTGCTGAcacaagaaaagacctcatgaaaTGCAATGTTACAGATCAACAAGATTGGAATGCTCGTATTTATAAACAg GATTGGATAAAGGAATCAAAAGAAGGGTACAAGCAATCAGATTTGGCAAGCCAATGCATTCATAG ATATAAGGTGTACATTGAAGGTTCTGCTTGGTCTGTTAGCCAAAAATACATTCTAGCATGTGATTCTGTCACACTGCTTGTAAATCCACACTACTATGATTTTTTCACAAGAGGGTTGGTTCCAATGCAACATTATTGGCCAATTAAGGAAGATGACAAATGCAGATCCATTAAATTTGCTGTGGAATGGGGCAATACTCATCAGAATGAG GCTAATAGTATTGGAAAGGCAGCAAGTGATTTCATCTATGATGAATTGAAGATGGATTATGTGTATGACTACATGTTTCATCTCTTAAATAGTTATGGTAAACTATTTAGATATACACCCACTTTAAGTTCTGAAGCAGTTGAGCTATGTGTGGAGTCAATGGTTTGCAATGCTAAAGGAAGAGAAAGACAATTCATGATGGAATCAATGGTGAAGGGTCCTGCAATCACCAAACCTTGCACCATGCCTCCACCTTTTGACCCTCCATCTTTGCATGAAAACTTGAGGAGAAAAGAAAGTTTAATTCAACAAGTGGATTCATGGGAAAAGAGTTATTGGGGGAAACCAAAATAA